In Microbulbifer salipaludis, a genomic segment contains:
- a CDS encoding NADP-dependent oxidoreductase yields the protein MSLNQSSDHNRRIVLASRPKGAPANDNFRLEQSDIPKPAEGEVLLRTVFLSLDPYMRGRMSDAASYAEPVAIDEVMVGGTVNRVIESRLDGFAEGDWVLSYTCGWQDYALSDGTMLVNLGKNPPQPSLALGLLGMPGFTAYMGLLDIGAPQKGETLVVAAATGPVGATVGQIGKIKGCHVVGVAGGNKKCDFAVEELGFDACIDHYAEDFDQQLAAACPDGIDVYFENVGGKVLDGVLPLLNTSARIPVCGLVSQYNATNLPEGPDRLGLLMGTILTRRLKVQGFIIFDDYGHRYDEFYQQMSDWYAKGKVKYREQVVEGLEQAPEAFAGMLEGKNFGKLVVRVGEDS from the coding sequence ATGAGCCTGAACCAGTCCAGTGACCACAATCGCCGTATTGTCCTCGCATCCCGCCCAAAGGGCGCACCGGCTAACGACAACTTTCGCCTTGAGCAGAGCGACATCCCCAAGCCTGCGGAGGGCGAGGTGTTGCTGCGCACCGTCTTTCTCTCTCTGGACCCGTATATGCGGGGCCGTATGAGCGATGCCGCCTCCTACGCGGAGCCCGTGGCAATCGACGAGGTAATGGTCGGCGGTACGGTCAATCGTGTCATCGAGTCCCGCCTGGATGGATTCGCCGAAGGTGACTGGGTACTTTCCTACACCTGTGGCTGGCAGGACTACGCCCTTTCCGACGGCACCATGCTCGTCAACCTCGGCAAAAATCCGCCGCAGCCGTCGCTCGCACTCGGCCTACTCGGGATGCCGGGGTTCACCGCCTACATGGGGCTGCTGGATATCGGCGCTCCACAGAAAGGAGAAACCCTGGTAGTGGCGGCCGCCACCGGCCCAGTGGGAGCCACCGTGGGGCAGATCGGCAAAATCAAAGGCTGCCATGTAGTGGGTGTGGCCGGAGGCAACAAGAAGTGTGATTTTGCGGTCGAGGAACTGGGGTTTGATGCCTGCATCGACCACTACGCCGAAGACTTTGACCAACAACTGGCCGCCGCCTGCCCCGACGGGATCGACGTGTACTTCGAGAACGTCGGCGGCAAGGTACTCGACGGCGTGTTACCCCTGCTGAACACCAGTGCGCGGATTCCCGTGTGCGGCCTGGTCTCCCAGTACAACGCCACCAATCTGCCCGAAGGCCCCGACCGCCTCGGCCTGCTGATGGGCACGATTCTCACCAGGCGCCTCAAGGTACAGGGCTTCATCATTTTTGATGACTACGGGCACCGCTATGACGAGTTCTACCAGCAGATGTCGGACTGGTACGCCAAAGGCAAAGTGAAGTACCGCGAGCAGGTGGTGGAAGGCCTGGAGCAGGCGCCGGAAGCCTTCGCGGGAATGCTGGAAGGAAAAAACTTCGGCAAGCTGGTGGTGCGGGTGGGCGAGGACAGCTGA
- a CDS encoding bactofilin family protein: MANPLDPKPDASLDSNSFLSGMNESGATERPFADKLDASMAKDRSVIGKNIKFRGELIGTEDLHIEGTIEGTVIMEGHDLSIGREGEINANIHAQNIVINGTLTGDALADELIEIRNTAVVKGNLIAPRIQLDDGGKFRGSMDMVDTDDEMKARHSEFKDKLVHPNLPPKDEAPSRPAAKKSFAPKDTAKDSAKETELADS, from the coding sequence ATGGCGAATCCCCTCGACCCTAAACCGGACGCAAGTCTGGATTCCAACTCTTTTCTCTCCGGAATGAACGAAAGTGGTGCAACCGAGCGCCCGTTTGCGGACAAGCTCGATGCATCCATGGCGAAGGATCGCTCTGTAATCGGTAAGAACATCAAGTTCCGCGGCGAACTGATCGGTACCGAAGACCTGCATATCGAAGGCACCATCGAAGGCACCGTCATTATGGAAGGCCACGACCTGTCCATCGGTCGCGAAGGTGAAATCAATGCGAACATCCATGCGCAGAATATCGTGATCAACGGTACTCTGACCGGTGATGCGCTGGCAGACGAGCTGATCGAAATCCGCAATACCGCGGTTGTGAAGGGCAACCTGATCGCCCCGCGCATCCAGCTGGACGACGGTGGTAAGTTCCGCGGCTCCATGGATATGGTCGATACCGATGACGAGATGAAAGCCCGTCATTCCGAGTTCAAAGACAAGCTGGTTCACCCGAACCTGCCGCCAAAAGACGAAGCGCCGAGCCGACCCGCCGCGAAGAAGTCTTTTGCCCCGAAAGACACTGCCAAGGATTCGGCCAAGGAAACGGAGCTGGCTGATAGCTGA
- a CDS encoding class I SAM-dependent methyltransferase, with translation MQHRSFGLAALTTEMVKSGDRILDLGPLSSGTTQAFLGLNCQCHIEDLVEYLADNQHRDDPLAALEEHLLPKPANLKFDVILCWDLLNFLELDVIQHLIRLLQPHLKQGTILHTMRYTGRNQPHKPRRFRLLDNFCFEYVDDPSYPEVASKGHSTVTLLKCMDRFSLFNSLMKREGMDQNVTEHFLEYDSTTSRNQVRSGGASDVSAYFRQVRDDERVLFAGVGKALEALPTNATVLDCGRKNGRNIDALKKKVGALYVEDLHASLAWRRKMHGESSDFSASMFSFDPGTKLDGVFLWDLLNFCSAGQIEALGELLAGRMTPGGQLHFLVYKSSQHPERPAMFELLEDERVAVTGISESRTDRSLGNTADLMRLLPGYRLFSHHLARLPSGDAVQEFVLQLKG, from the coding sequence ATGCAACACCGATCTTTTGGCCTCGCTGCGTTAACGACCGAGATGGTCAAAAGTGGGGACAGAATCCTCGATCTTGGGCCTCTCTCCTCCGGCACCACGCAAGCCTTTCTCGGCCTCAACTGCCAGTGTCATATTGAAGACCTGGTGGAATACCTGGCAGATAACCAGCACCGCGATGATCCGCTGGCCGCGCTGGAAGAACACCTGCTGCCAAAGCCCGCCAACCTGAAGTTTGATGTCATCCTGTGCTGGGATCTGCTGAATTTTCTCGAGCTGGATGTCATCCAGCACCTGATTCGCCTGCTACAGCCGCATCTCAAGCAGGGCACCATCTTGCACACCATGCGTTACACCGGGCGCAATCAGCCGCACAAGCCGCGGCGTTTCCGACTGCTGGATAATTTCTGTTTCGAGTATGTGGACGACCCCAGCTATCCGGAAGTGGCCTCCAAGGGGCATTCCACGGTGACGCTGCTGAAATGCATGGACCGCTTTAGTCTGTTCAACTCCCTCATGAAACGCGAGGGAATGGATCAGAATGTCACCGAACATTTTCTGGAATACGACAGCACCACGTCGCGCAATCAGGTGCGCAGTGGCGGAGCTTCGGATGTGAGCGCCTACTTCCGCCAGGTGCGCGACGATGAGCGCGTGTTGTTTGCCGGTGTGGGCAAAGCCCTGGAGGCCCTGCCGACCAATGCAACCGTACTGGATTGCGGGCGTAAAAACGGCCGCAATATCGATGCGCTGAAAAAGAAGGTGGGTGCGCTCTATGTGGAAGACCTGCATGCGTCCCTGGCCTGGCGCAGGAAAATGCACGGGGAAAGCAGTGACTTCAGCGCTTCCATGTTCAGCTTTGATCCCGGCACCAAACTGGATGGCGTGTTCCTGTGGGACCTGCTGAATTTTTGTAGCGCGGGACAAATTGAAGCCCTGGGAGAGCTGCTGGCGGGGCGCATGACACCCGGCGGTCAGCTGCATTTCCTGGTGTACAAATCCAGTCAGCACCCGGAGCGTCCAGCCATGTTCGAGCTGCTGGAAGATGAGCGGGTGGCGGTGACGGGGATTTCCGAAAGCCGCACGGATCGCAGCCTCGGCAATACGGCCGATCTGATGCGGCTGCTGCCGGGCTATCGCCTGTTCAGCCACCACCTGGCGCGGTTGCCGAGCGGTGATGCCGTGCAGGAATTTGTATTGCAGCTGAAAGGCTAG
- a CDS encoding alanine/glycine:cation symporter family protein produces MTFLQSLESALNTFVAYAWGTPLLVLLVGGGLFLLVSSRGRPYRHLGHSIDLLRGKYDDPNDPGQVPHRQALSTALSGTLGLGNIAGVAIAISAGGPGAIFWMWVTALVGVATKFYTATLSVMYRGRDSRGEIQGGPMYVIREGLSKRWLPLAYLFAIAGLGGLLPSFQANQTVQLLRVSFAEPLGWVSPENALLFEFGLGVVLALAALVVIAGRIQRIGRFAVRIVPAMVIFYLLLTLGVIGYFWQEIPGAFALIFNDAFTGQAVAGGALGTVIATGISRGAFSNEAGIGTESLAHGAAKTTEPVREGVVAMVGPIVDTLIICTCTALVILVTGVWQQGEGIEGVSLTANAFSSVFGGWGPVLLLIMVVPLAFSTIVTFWYYGMKCFVFLFGDRLQVVYTVIYLLLIVFGAVASLNIVNSLIIGMYAVMAIPTMVSTLRLSGRVNRAAHDYFVKTPGA; encoded by the coding sequence ATGACATTTCTTCAGTCTCTCGAGTCCGCCCTCAATACCTTCGTCGCCTACGCCTGGGGCACGCCACTGCTGGTGTTGCTGGTGGGCGGCGGTCTGTTTTTGCTGGTCAGCTCGCGCGGACGCCCTTACCGGCATCTCGGGCATAGCATCGATCTGCTGCGCGGCAAATACGACGACCCCAATGACCCCGGCCAGGTGCCTCACCGCCAGGCACTGTCCACGGCGCTCTCCGGCACCCTCGGCCTTGGCAATATTGCCGGTGTGGCGATTGCGATCAGTGCCGGTGGTCCCGGGGCCATTTTCTGGATGTGGGTGACTGCGTTGGTGGGCGTGGCGACCAAGTTCTACACCGCAACCCTGTCGGTGATGTACCGCGGCCGTGACAGCCGCGGCGAGATTCAGGGCGGGCCCATGTACGTCATTCGTGAAGGGCTGAGCAAGCGCTGGTTACCGCTGGCGTATTTGTTCGCTATCGCCGGGCTGGGTGGGCTGTTGCCATCGTTCCAGGCCAATCAGACCGTGCAGCTGTTGCGGGTCTCCTTTGCCGAGCCGCTGGGCTGGGTGAGCCCGGAGAACGCGCTGTTGTTCGAGTTTGGCCTGGGGGTTGTGCTGGCACTGGCAGCGCTGGTGGTGATTGCCGGGCGCATCCAGCGTATTGGCCGCTTCGCGGTGCGCATTGTGCCGGCGATGGTGATTTTCTATTTGCTGCTGACCCTGGGTGTGATCGGTTACTTCTGGCAGGAAATTCCGGGTGCCTTCGCACTGATTTTCAATGACGCCTTTACCGGCCAGGCCGTGGCCGGCGGTGCGCTTGGCACGGTGATCGCCACGGGCATCAGCCGGGGTGCTTTTTCCAACGAGGCCGGTATCGGTACCGAATCCCTCGCCCACGGTGCCGCCAAAACCACAGAGCCGGTGCGCGAGGGCGTGGTGGCGATGGTGGGGCCAATTGTGGATACCCTGATCATTTGTACCTGTACCGCACTGGTTATTCTTGTGACCGGCGTTTGGCAGCAGGGAGAGGGCATTGAAGGCGTGTCCCTGACGGCGAATGCGTTCAGTAGCGTCTTTGGTGGCTGGGGCCCGGTATTACTGCTGATCATGGTGGTGCCACTGGCGTTCAGCACCATTGTCACCTTCTGGTATTACGGCATGAAGTGTTTCGTGTTCTTGTTTGGCGACCGGCTGCAGGTGGTTTACACCGTAATCTATCTTTTGCTGATCGTATTTGGTGCAGTGGCATCGCTGAATATCGTCAATAGCCTGATTATTGGCATGTACGCAGTGATGGCGATCCCCACCATGGTGTCCACACTGCGGCTTTCCGGGCGGGTAAACCGCGCCGCCCACGACTACTTTGTGAAGACGCCCGGCGCATGA
- a CDS encoding MFS transporter: MKKQPKLPFWQVWNVSLGFLGVQFGFALQNANASRILSDLGADLHSLSLFWIVAPLMGLLVQPIVGSASDRTWSRFGRRNPYILFGAIAAAVGMAFMPNAGIVVAFVAPILFGGVMLALMDAAFNVTMQPFRALVSDMVPSEQRTVGYSVQSLLINIGAVMGSMLPFILTNVIGLENTSRAGEVAPSVIWAFYIGASVLLGSVLWTVFRTKEYPPEEYNAYKGIDAEQVARELAERKSLAQRLSGFFKLLLNMPKTMRQLAVVQFFSWFSLFIMWVYTTPAITQHVWGVEAKWFDHDYLATVGEIPAHIAAAKGAAGDWVGIIFAAYSLFAALFSIVLARVAHTLGRKPTYALSLLLGGLGYMSFVLFKGGDATQVNLLITEVTVPSGAVGLMLPMIGVGIAWAAILAMPYAILSDSLPAAKTGVYMGIFNFTIAAPQILSALVAGPILAGVFDNQAIYIIMLAGVFMVFGAISVFFVQEDAALPVPPEPVTA; this comes from the coding sequence ATGAAGAAGCAGCCCAAACTCCCCTTCTGGCAGGTGTGGAATGTCAGCCTCGGTTTTCTCGGTGTACAGTTCGGCTTTGCCCTGCAGAACGCCAATGCCAGCCGGATTCTTTCCGATTTGGGTGCCGACCTGCACTCACTGTCCCTGTTCTGGATCGTGGCACCCCTGATGGGTCTGCTGGTGCAGCCGATTGTCGGCTCCGCCTCCGACCGCACCTGGAGCCGCTTCGGCCGCCGCAACCCCTATATCCTGTTCGGTGCCATTGCGGCAGCGGTGGGTATGGCGTTTATGCCCAATGCGGGCATCGTGGTGGCCTTTGTGGCCCCGATTCTGTTTGGCGGCGTGATGCTGGCGCTGATGGATGCCGCCTTTAATGTCACCATGCAGCCGTTCCGTGCATTGGTTTCGGACATGGTGCCTTCCGAGCAGCGTACCGTGGGTTACTCGGTGCAGTCCCTGCTGATCAATATCGGTGCGGTGATGGGCTCGATGCTGCCGTTTATCCTCACCAACGTGATCGGTCTGGAGAACACCTCGCGCGCGGGTGAGGTGGCGCCCTCGGTGATTTGGGCTTTCTATATTGGCGCGTCGGTGCTGTTGGGCTCGGTGCTGTGGACCGTGTTCCGCACCAAGGAATATCCGCCGGAAGAGTACAACGCCTACAAGGGTATCGATGCCGAGCAGGTGGCGCGGGAGCTGGCCGAGCGCAAATCCCTGGCGCAGCGCCTGAGTGGTTTTTTCAAGTTGCTGCTCAATATGCCAAAAACCATGCGCCAGCTGGCGGTGGTGCAGTTCTTCTCCTGGTTCTCCCTGTTCATCATGTGGGTCTACACCACCCCGGCCATCACCCAGCACGTGTGGGGTGTGGAAGCCAAATGGTTTGATCACGATTACCTCGCCACCGTGGGTGAAATCCCCGCGCACATCGCCGCTGCCAAGGGTGCTGCGGGAGACTGGGTGGGTATCATCTTTGCCGCCTACTCGCTGTTTGCTGCGCTCTTCTCCATCGTACTGGCGCGCGTAGCGCACACCCTCGGCCGCAAGCCAACCTATGCGCTGTCCCTGCTGCTGGGTGGCCTGGGTTACATGAGCTTTGTACTGTTCAAAGGTGGCGATGCCACCCAGGTGAACCTGCTGATCACCGAGGTAACCGTACCGAGTGGTGCCGTTGGCCTGATGCTGCCGATGATCGGTGTGGGTATCGCCTGGGCCGCAATTCTGGCCATGCCCTACGCGATCCTGTCTGACTCGCTGCCAGCAGCGAAGACCGGTGTGTACATGGGTATCTTCAACTTCACCATTGCTGCGCCGCAGATCCTCTCAGCACTGGTGGCCGGCCCGATCCTGGCGGGTGTCTTCGACAACCAGGCGATCTACATCATCATGCTCGCCGGCGTGTTTATGGTGTTCGGCGCCATCTCGGTGTTCTTCGTGCAGGAAGATGCTGCGCTGCCGGTGCCGCCGGAGCCGGTCACGGCCTGA
- a CDS encoding helix-turn-helix transcriptional regulator, with protein MDTSSQSPAAIAEVLGHRLKQARLNRDLTQLEVAERAGVSRKAVLNAEKGKTQLEVLVAILQALDLTAQLDKFLPPQPPSPIQLAKLQGKRRQRASGQRGKHGGKEEDTSGEEPEW; from the coding sequence ATGGACACATCCAGTCAGTCCCCCGCCGCCATTGCCGAAGTGCTGGGCCACCGGCTCAAGCAGGCACGCCTGAACCGGGACCTCACCCAACTGGAAGTAGCGGAGCGCGCCGGCGTCAGCCGCAAGGCGGTGCTCAACGCAGAAAAGGGCAAGACACAGCTGGAAGTTCTGGTGGCCATACTCCAGGCCCTCGACCTCACCGCCCAGCTCGACAAATTCCTGCCGCCGCAACCACCCTCTCCCATCCAGCTTGCCAAGCTACAGGGCAAGCGCCGCCAGCGCGCCTCTGGGCAACGGGGCAAACACGGCGGTAAAGAGGAAGACACTTCAGGGGAGGAGCCGGAATGGTAA
- a CDS encoding type II toxin-antitoxin system HipA family toxin codes for MEAIRVDFAGEDGKTLTAGAVSFDTDTGVGAFEYDPAFIDTGIELSPLKMPLAPRIYSFPELRFDTFRGLPGLIADSLPDDFGNAVLNAWMAAQGKHPQDITPLQRLQYTGKRGMGALEYAPATRIKKLNATQDIAIDELVGIAQEVLDSRADFHIELGKDDANREAMVALLSVGMSAGGARPKAVLAFNKDFTHVRSGQADAPEGFTHYLMKFDGVSEHNKNQETFGDPLGFGAMEYVYHEMATNCGIHMMPCHLLTEGNRRHFITERFDRRGNHKRHIQTLNGLAHVDYKAPGSFSYSELFAIARQLKLSAKDAEQLLLRMVFNIVARNHDDHAKNFAFQLKQKTWQLAPAYDLAYSYKPGSRWINSHWMSLNGKREDFTRADLYSLEKISPLFSRRKIDGIVDEVVTEVSRWRELAKTHEVPGPLIDEIAMNLRLNI; via the coding sequence ATGGAAGCCATCCGTGTGGACTTCGCCGGCGAAGACGGCAAGACCCTCACCGCCGGCGCCGTCAGCTTCGACACCGACACCGGGGTCGGCGCCTTCGAATACGATCCGGCCTTCATCGACACCGGCATCGAACTCTCCCCGCTCAAGATGCCCCTGGCACCGCGCATCTACAGCTTCCCGGAATTGCGCTTCGATACCTTCCGCGGCCTACCCGGGCTGATTGCCGACTCCCTGCCCGATGACTTCGGCAATGCCGTACTCAATGCCTGGATGGCCGCCCAGGGCAAACACCCGCAAGACATCACACCGCTGCAACGACTGCAATACACCGGCAAACGGGGCATGGGCGCTCTCGAATACGCCCCCGCCACCCGCATCAAAAAACTCAACGCCACCCAGGACATCGCCATTGACGAGCTGGTGGGTATCGCCCAGGAAGTGCTCGACAGCCGCGCCGACTTTCACATCGAGCTCGGCAAAGATGACGCAAACCGTGAAGCCATGGTCGCCCTGCTCTCCGTCGGCATGAGCGCCGGCGGTGCCCGCCCCAAAGCCGTGCTCGCCTTCAACAAAGACTTCACCCACGTACGCTCCGGGCAGGCCGACGCGCCGGAAGGCTTCACCCACTACCTGATGAAATTCGACGGCGTCAGCGAGCACAACAAAAACCAGGAAACCTTCGGCGACCCGCTTGGCTTCGGTGCCATGGAATACGTCTACCACGAAATGGCCACCAACTGCGGTATCCACATGATGCCCTGCCACCTGCTCACAGAAGGTAACCGCCGGCACTTTATTACCGAGCGCTTCGACCGCCGCGGCAACCACAAACGGCACATCCAGACCCTCAACGGTCTCGCCCATGTGGACTACAAGGCCCCCGGCTCCTTCTCCTACAGCGAGCTATTCGCCATCGCGCGGCAACTGAAGCTCAGCGCCAAAGACGCGGAACAGCTACTGCTGCGCATGGTGTTCAACATCGTCGCCCGCAACCACGACGACCACGCCAAGAACTTCGCCTTTCAGCTCAAGCAAAAAACCTGGCAACTGGCCCCCGCCTACGACCTCGCGTACAGCTACAAGCCCGGCAGCCGCTGGATCAACAGCCACTGGATGAGCCTGAACGGCAAGCGCGAAGACTTCACCCGCGCGGACCTCTACAGCCTGGAGAAAATCAGCCCGCTGTTCTCCCGCAGAAAGATCGACGGCATTGTGGACGAGGTGGTGACCGAGGTTTCACGCTGGAGAGAACTGGCCAAGACCCATGAAGTACCCGGCCCCCTTATCGACGAGATTGCCATGAATCTTCGGTTGAATATCTAG